A genome region from Streptomyces pratensis includes the following:
- a CDS encoding methyltransferase, with the protein MNRLTTSQGEFDLARFPENPRDPFRAWDAADEYLLRRLEGAEGSEPIRPAGTVAVVGDRWGALATVLAAHEPVQITDSYLTRRATLDNLARNGAASDSVRMLSVRDTPPERVDLLLVRVPKSLALLEDQLHRLAPAVHAGTVVIGTGMVKEIHTSTLKLFERIIGPTRTSLAVKKARLIFCTPDPALPRTPSPWPYRYDLPDDVGAVSGRTVTNHAGIFCAERLDIGTRFFLKHLPERTGPDRVVDLGCGNGVVGTSAALANPDATVTFIDESYQAVASAEATFRDNAGPDAKADFLIADGMADTPPASVDLVLSNPPFHSHQAVTDATARNMFHGARAALRQGGELWVVGNRHLGYHTQLRRIFGNCVTVAGDPKFVVLRAVKR; encoded by the coding sequence ATGAACCGTTTGACGACGTCACAGGGCGAATTCGACCTCGCTCGCTTTCCCGAGAACCCGCGCGACCCGTTCCGTGCGTGGGATGCGGCCGACGAGTACCTGCTGAGGCGGCTGGAGGGAGCGGAGGGGAGCGAGCCGATCCGTCCGGCCGGCACCGTGGCCGTGGTCGGTGACCGCTGGGGAGCCCTCGCCACCGTCCTCGCCGCACATGAACCTGTCCAGATCACCGATTCGTACCTCACCCGACGGGCCACCCTGGACAACCTGGCGCGCAACGGCGCCGCGTCCGACTCGGTGCGGATGCTGTCGGTACGCGACACTCCGCCGGAGCGTGTGGACCTGCTGCTCGTGCGGGTTCCCAAGAGCCTCGCGCTCCTGGAGGACCAGCTCCACAGGCTCGCGCCCGCCGTGCACGCGGGGACCGTCGTCATCGGAACGGGCATGGTGAAGGAGATCCACACCTCCACGCTCAAACTCTTCGAGCGGATCATCGGGCCCACCCGGACGTCCCTCGCGGTGAAGAAGGCGCGGCTCATCTTCTGCACCCCGGACCCTGCCCTGCCCAGGACTCCCAGCCCCTGGCCGTACCGCTACGACCTGCCCGACGACGTGGGCGCGGTCTCCGGCCGCACCGTCACCAACCACGCCGGGATCTTCTGCGCCGAGCGCCTGGACATCGGCACCCGCTTCTTCCTGAAGCACCTCCCGGAGCGGACGGGGCCCGACCGAGTCGTGGACCTCGGCTGCGGGAACGGCGTCGTGGGTACGTCGGCGGCCCTCGCCAACCCCGACGCCACCGTCACCTTCATCGACGAGTCGTACCAGGCCGTCGCCTCGGCCGAAGCGACCTTCCGCGACAACGCCGGGCCGGACGCCAAGGCCGACTTCCTCATCGCAGACGGGATGGCGGACACGCCCCCGGCAAGCGTGGACCTGGTCCTCAGCAACCCGCCCTTCCACTCGCACCAGGCGGTCACCGACGCCACGGCCCGGAACATGTTCCACGGAGCACGTGCCGCGCTCCGCCAGGGCGGGGAGCTGTGGGTCGTCGGCAACCGGCACCTCGGCTACCACACCCAGCTGCGCCGGATCTTCGGCAACTGCGTCACGGTCGCCGGTGACCCGAAGTTCGTCGTCCTGCGGGCCGTCAAGCGCTGA